Proteins encoded together in one Candidatus Nitrosocaldus cavascurensis window:
- a CDS encoding MGMT family protein, protein MNMSMDEMSIMVYRLVSMVPEGRVCTYSDLARALGKPKAYRLVGKILNRNPNPVVVPCHRVVRSDGRVGGYMHGYEAKRRLLEGEGIRIDGKGMIVDFDSVRFRLDKINR, encoded by the coding sequence ATGAACATGAGTATGGATGAGATGAGTATTATGGTATACAGATTGGTTAGCATGGTACCTGAGGGTAGAGTCTGTACATACTCAGATTTAGCAAGGGCGTTAGGGAAGCCAAAAGCATACAGGTTAGTTGGGAAGATATTGAATAGGAATCCTAACCCAGTAGTTGTACCATGCCATAGGGTTGTAAGATCAGATGGTAGAGTAGGAGGGTACATGCATGGTTATGAGGCTAAGAGGAGGCTGCTTGAGGGTGAAGGTATAAGGATAGATGGTAAAGGGATGATAGTTGACTTTGATTCTGTAAGGTTCAGGTTAGATAAAATAAATAGGTGA
- a CDS encoding 50S ribosomal protein L19e: MNLKNKRKLAARALGVGANRIKFDPNYLEDVEDAITRADMRSLLTARTILIKSIKGTSRGRARIKHAKEKKRGKGKGSKEGKKSARQGKKELWVTKVRAYRRYLKVLKDRKEISNKVFWSLYRRIKGGQVRSLAHLRSLVEEEKRKQV, translated from the coding sequence ATGAACCTTAAGAACAAGCGTAAACTTGCTGCTAGAGCATTGGGAGTAGGAGCAAACAGGATAAAGTTTGACCCAAATTATCTTGAGGATGTTGAGGATGCTATAACTAGGGCAGATATGAGGAGTCTATTGACTGCAAGGACCATACTCATCAAGAGTATAAAGGGTACATCTAGGGGAAGGGCAAGGATAAAGCATGCTAAAGAGAAGAAGAGGGGTAAAGGCAAAGGCTCTAAGGAAGGGAAGAAGAGTGCAAGACAGGGCAAGAAGGAGTTGTGGGTAACGAAGGTTAGGGCATACAGGAGGTATCTGAAGGTCTTGAAGGATAGGAAGGAGATAAGCAACAAAGTGTTCTGGTCATTGTATAGGAGGATAAAGGGAGGACAGGTAAGATCTTTAGCACATCTAAGGTCTCTTGTTGAAGAGGAGAAGAGAAAACAAGTGTGA
- a CDS encoding 50S ribosomal protein L32e codes for MINKELLELRRAVKARKPEFVRQESWRYKRVKENWRKPKGIDSKMRLQVKGWPKIVKVGYRGPRVARYLHPSGYRDVLVHNVEELSRLDASRDAARIASTVGARKRAMIISKAKELGIKVLNP; via the coding sequence ATGATAAACAAGGAGTTGCTGGAACTCAGGAGGGCAGTGAAGGCAAGGAAGCCTGAATTCGTTAGGCAGGAGAGTTGGAGGTACAAGCGTGTCAAGGAGAACTGGAGGAAGCCCAAGGGTATAGATAGCAAGATGCGCTTACAGGTTAAAGGCTGGCCAAAGATAGTGAAGGTAGGCTATAGAGGGCCTAGAGTAGCAAGGTACCTTCATCCATCTGGCTATAGAGATGTGTTGGTTCATAATGTTGAGGAGTTGAGTAGATTAGATGCTTCAAGGGATGCAGCAAGGATAGCATCTACTGTAGGTGCAAGGAAGAGAGCAATGATTATAAGCAAGGCTAAAGAGTTGGGTATAAAGGTTTTAAATCCATGA
- the pckA gene encoding phosphoenolpyruvate carboxykinase (ATP), which yields MDFNGLELSINGYSISPSKVYRNPSVDDLVRMALERREGTLASNGALTVYTGKYTGRSPDDKFIVRDEYTDDAVDWGNVNHPFEPDAFDALCKRVVEYLNGKELFVFDGYAGADEKARLNLRVVTDTAWQSLFARNLFIRPKDSELDKFEPTFTVTSITGFFADPARDKVRSEVFIILNLTKRITLIGGTSYAGEIKKAVFSAMNYYLPEKGIMPMHCAANMGRDGDVALFFGLSGTGKTSLSADTSRMLIGDDEHGWSDDGVFNFEGGCYAKCINLSREKEPQIWEAIRYGAIMENVVLDESGNPDYKDASITENTRVAYPLEYIPNSIIPSKGPHPKVIIFLTADAFGVLPPIARLSKEGAMYHFLSGYTSKLAGTERGVTKPKETFSVCFAAPFMPRPAMVYAKMLGERIEKYGTRTYLINTGWIGGPYGVGERIKIEYSRAMVKAAISGEIEKARFVNDGIFNLDIPTSCPGVPDNILIPRESWQEKDAYDIAAKRLARLFVENFKKFKDVPKEVVEAGPRVYDV from the coding sequence ATGGACTTTAATGGGCTTGAACTGAGCATAAACGGTTATTCTATAAGCCCAAGCAAGGTGTACAGGAACCCTTCTGTTGATGATCTTGTAAGGATGGCTCTTGAGAGGAGAGAGGGTACCCTAGCATCAAATGGTGCACTAACAGTCTACACTGGCAAGTACACTGGAAGGTCCCCTGATGACAAGTTCATAGTCAGGGATGAGTATACAGATGATGCTGTAGATTGGGGTAACGTTAACCATCCATTCGAGCCAGATGCGTTCGATGCACTCTGCAAGAGAGTTGTAGAGTACCTTAATGGCAAGGAGCTCTTTGTGTTTGATGGTTATGCTGGGGCAGATGAGAAGGCAAGGCTCAACCTAAGGGTTGTAACAGATACAGCATGGCAGAGCCTATTTGCAAGGAACCTATTCATAAGGCCTAAGGATAGTGAGTTAGATAAGTTTGAGCCAACATTTACAGTAACATCCATAACAGGGTTCTTTGCTGATCCTGCAAGGGATAAGGTTAGGAGCGAGGTCTTCATAATCCTAAACCTTACAAAGAGGATAACCCTTATAGGAGGAACCTCGTATGCTGGGGAGATAAAGAAGGCTGTATTCTCTGCAATGAACTACTACCTCCCAGAGAAGGGTATAATGCCAATGCACTGTGCAGCAAACATGGGTAGAGATGGAGATGTAGCATTGTTCTTTGGACTCTCTGGTACAGGGAAGACAAGCCTATCTGCAGATACTAGCAGGATGCTCATAGGGGATGATGAGCATGGATGGTCTGATGATGGTGTATTCAACTTTGAGGGAGGGTGCTATGCTAAATGCATAAACCTGAGCAGAGAGAAGGAGCCACAGATATGGGAGGCTATAAGATATGGAGCAATAATGGAGAATGTTGTCCTTGATGAGAGTGGTAATCCAGACTACAAGGATGCAAGCATAACAGAGAATACTAGAGTAGCATACCCTCTAGAGTACATACCAAACTCCATAATACCAAGCAAGGGACCTCATCCAAAGGTTATAATCTTCCTTACAGCAGATGCGTTTGGAGTGCTACCTCCTATAGCAAGGCTCAGTAAGGAAGGTGCTATGTACCACTTCCTATCAGGCTACACGAGTAAGTTGGCAGGCACTGAGAGAGGTGTAACAAAGCCGAAGGAGACGTTCTCAGTATGCTTTGCTGCTCCATTCATGCCTAGACCTGCTATGGTATATGCTAAGATGCTTGGAGAGAGGATAGAGAAGTATGGCACAAGAACATACCTAATAAACACTGGATGGATAGGAGGGCCATATGGAGTTGGTGAGAGGATAAAGATAGAGTATAGTAGGGCAATGGTGAAGGCTGCTATAAGCGGGGAGATAGAGAAGGCAAGGTTTGTTAATGATGGGATATTCAACCTTGATATACCAACATCATGCCCAGGAGTACCAGATAACATACTCATCCCTAGGGAGAGTTGGCAGGAGAAGGATGCATATGATATTGCAGCAAAGAGACTTGCAAGGCTCTTCGTTGAGAACTTCAAGAAGTTCAAGGATGTGCCTAAGGAGGTAGTTGAGGCTGGGCCTAGAGTATACGATGTGTAA
- a CDS encoding S8 family serine peptidase, producing the protein MLKGRALLPVVVIPLIILLLSHSYLLLPSQSLITSIAQAHTYSKVMVEFTDAYTDDVEHLLLYLSSKGYDIKPIDMLSNVAYGAIAYIRSDQVEMLKQEEIVKRVSIDEAIRIVDAQSQPQQSSSSFISPTSFEIIGLSRIQGMRDGHGRALTGEGIKVALIDTGVDYTHKDLYGFGKDGKVIAGYDFLDKDDDPLDVDGHGTAVAGIIAADGEMKGIAPKAKLLAYKIASGSNYTSSLDIVRALERAARDGADIVNISIGMDRVNEDIDNAVNNLVRKGVVVVVAAGNSGQNGMGSPATAKDAITVGATLSTPSSMIATLKINDAKFEAIPMLGSAIDGDESIIRGELVYTNFATARDVNGLDLKGKIVLAERGGPVQIVNGVERREVVYFSDKERNVSSKGAIALIVYNNEPGLFYGTLIHDNNSSDYRPSIPVVSISREDGLRIKEMLDKGVVSSIELRIFSKPDLVASFSSKGPASPFYIKPDLVAPGAGINSTSLNGSYAMNTGTSFAAPHVSAAAALLLQKHPDLRPEEVASLLITTAEPITDIYDEPYPLDSAGSGRLAVDKALSAEFVALPHTLMFYLNPGEDAKVSKSITLRALEPYRFDDSSNGSNSILVQWQGKVDDDDGVDVDTEVQIISERNAIIHVTVSTLKASGDGSRYEGRLIVRSSNGPTILSIPMSIYINPVSIHAKNSDGMLLLSLDGREGWKSARVKVTDPVSMKSRLVTLTPDSRSAGIPVINKGEYWIDASVITDSGMLKALSTVEVNSVGNGVVLVESQSLPIREIFILMGFVGMVVVIALVLSRRHGHDDAIDGSYAISNDTRHGSSDADNPIVHAKEGQDVHKDIEYELESPSTDTKMDGVGGDVDVGSMERIANHEGVDDVEMDKMRGGKKDDREGKDYDGGDGKVDSSTSN; encoded by the coding sequence ATGTTAAAAGGGAGGGCATTACTACCAGTAGTAGTAATACCACTCATTATACTACTACTCTCGCACTCATATTTACTACTGCCATCACAATCGCTCATAACATCCATTGCCCAAGCACATACATACTCCAAGGTTATGGTAGAGTTCACTGATGCTTATACTGATGATGTAGAGCACTTACTGCTTTATCTTAGCAGCAAAGGCTATGATATCAAACCAATAGATATGCTAAGTAATGTTGCATATGGGGCTATAGCATACATACGTTCAGACCAGGTTGAGATGTTGAAGCAGGAGGAGATTGTGAAGAGGGTTAGCATTGATGAGGCTATAAGGATAGTTGATGCACAGTCCCAACCTCAACAATCTTCATCCTCATTCATATCACCAACAAGCTTTGAGATAATAGGGCTTAGCAGAATACAAGGCATGAGAGATGGGCATGGTAGAGCATTGACAGGAGAGGGTATAAAGGTAGCATTGATAGATACTGGAGTAGATTACACACATAAGGACCTTTATGGGTTTGGTAAGGATGGCAAGGTCATAGCAGGTTATGACTTCCTTGATAAGGATGATGATCCATTAGATGTTGATGGTCATGGGACTGCCGTTGCAGGGATAATAGCTGCTGATGGTGAGATGAAGGGTATAGCACCAAAGGCCAAACTACTAGCATACAAGATAGCCTCTGGTAGCAACTACACATCCTCACTAGATATAGTTAGAGCGTTGGAGAGAGCAGCAAGGGATGGTGCAGATATAGTGAATATAAGCATAGGTATGGATAGGGTTAATGAGGATATAGATAATGCTGTGAACAACCTTGTAAGGAAAGGTGTAGTGGTTGTTGTAGCAGCAGGGAACAGTGGGCAGAATGGTATGGGGAGTCCAGCAACAGCAAAGGATGCTATAACTGTTGGTGCAACATTAAGCACTCCATCAAGTATGATCGCTACACTCAAGATAAACGATGCAAAGTTTGAGGCAATACCCATGCTTGGCTCTGCAATAGATGGTGATGAGAGCATAATAAGAGGAGAATTGGTGTATACTAACTTTGCTACAGCAAGGGATGTTAATGGTTTGGACCTTAAGGGTAAGATAGTGCTTGCAGAGAGGGGAGGTCCTGTGCAGATAGTGAATGGGGTTGAGAGGAGGGAGGTTGTATACTTCTCTGACAAGGAGAGGAATGTTTCAAGTAAAGGTGCTATAGCACTTATAGTGTATAACAACGAGCCTGGATTATTCTATGGCACGCTTATACATGATAACAACTCATCAGACTATAGACCAAGTATACCAGTTGTATCCATATCTAGAGAGGATGGTCTAAGGATCAAGGAGATGTTGGATAAGGGAGTAGTATCTAGCATAGAGTTGAGGATATTCTCAAAGCCAGATCTGGTTGCTTCGTTCAGCTCAAAGGGTCCAGCATCACCATTCTACATCAAGCCAGATCTGGTTGCTCCTGGCGCTGGGATAAACTCCACTAGCCTTAATGGTTCATATGCAATGAACACTGGCACAAGTTTTGCTGCACCCCATGTGAGTGCAGCAGCAGCACTCCTCCTCCAGAAGCATCCAGATCTGAGACCTGAGGAAGTAGCATCTCTGCTTATAACAACTGCAGAGCCTATAACAGATATATATGATGAGCCATATCCATTAGATTCTGCTGGTTCTGGTAGGCTTGCGGTGGATAAGGCACTGAGTGCAGAGTTCGTTGCTTTGCCACATACTCTGATGTTCTATCTAAACCCTGGGGAGGATGCTAAGGTGAGCAAGAGCATAACGTTGAGGGCACTTGAGCCGTATAGATTTGATGATAGTAGTAATGGTAGCAATAGCATACTGGTACAATGGCAAGGCAAGGTTGATGATGATGATGGAGTTGATGTGGATACTGAGGTTCAGATCATAAGTGAGAGGAATGCAATAATACATGTTACTGTTAGTACACTTAAAGCAAGTGGTGATGGGAGCAGGTATGAGGGCAGGTTAATTGTAAGAAGTAGCAATGGTCCAACTATACTCTCAATACCCATGAGCATCTACATAAACCCTGTATCAATCCATGCTAAAAACTCAGATGGTATGCTTCTCCTCTCACTGGATGGTAGAGAAGGCTGGAAGTCTGCAAGGGTCAAGGTTACAGATCCAGTAAGTATGAAGAGCAGGTTGGTAACACTCACACCTGATAGTAGATCAGCAGGTATTCCAGTGATCAACAAGGGTGAGTACTGGATAGATGCATCAGTTATCACAGATAGCGGTATGCTAAAGGCATTATCAACTGTAGAGGTTAACAGTGTAGGCAATGGCGTGGTACTTGTTGAGTCACAATCACTGCCCATAAGAGAGATCTTCATACTCATGGGGTTTGTAGGCATGGTTGTGGTTATAGCATTGGTACTAAGCAGGAGGCATGGTCATGATGATGCTATAGATGGTAGTTATGCAATTAGTAATGATACGAGGCATGGTTCTTCTGATGCTGACAATCCTATTGTGCATGCAAAAGAGGGGCAGGATGTGCACAAGGATATTGAATATGAGTTGGAGAGCCCATCAACAGACACAAAAATGGATGGTGTAGGAGGAGATGTAGATGTAGGTTCAATGGAGCGTATAGCAAATCATGAAGGCGTTGATGATGTTGAGATGGATAAGATGAGGGGTGGGAAGAAGGACGATAGGGAAGGTAAAGATTATGATGGTGGTGATGGTAAGGTTGATAGTAGTACTAGCAATTAA
- a CDS encoding PfkB family carbohydrate kinase, producing the protein MDAMRALSGSSGFTFLDPQGMLRRVDSRDGSISLMGSSNLKELRIDAIKVDLDEAYALTGMHGYSSLNILGKYSDTVILSMDNRVLMRSRGKVYELTTDIIASRDSTGAGDIFAGAYTSAYVSNRDVVWALCYGVAAAYIALASGGLGLDKVPCNSKDVEDHAYMLLERVHSLAVS; encoded by the coding sequence ATGGATGCTATGAGGGCACTCTCTGGATCCTCTGGATTCACCTTCCTAGATCCCCAAGGTATGTTAAGGAGGGTAGATAGTAGGGATGGGAGTATAAGCCTAATGGGCAGCAGTAACCTGAAGGAATTGAGGATCGATGCTATAAAGGTTGATCTGGATGAGGCTTATGCGCTTACAGGCATGCATGGATATTCTTCACTCAATATCCTAGGCAAGTACTCAGATACCGTGATACTTAGCATGGATAATAGAGTGCTTATGCGTAGTAGAGGCAAGGTTTATGAACTTACTACAGATATTATTGCAAGCAGGGACAGCACTGGGGCAGGGGATATATTCGCTGGTGCATATACCTCAGCCTATGTGAGTAATAGAGATGTTGTATGGGCACTATGCTATGGAGTAGCAGCAGCGTATATTGCACTGGCTTCAGGTGGGTTGGGGCTGGATAAGGTACCATGTAATAGCAAGGATGTTGAGGATCATGCATATATGCTCCTAGAGAGGGTTCATTCATTAGCAGTATCTTAA
- a CDS encoding superoxide dismutase, protein MAKYTLPNLPYTYSALEPHIAREIMELHHSKHHQAYVNGANAALEKLEQARKNNFQGVDVRAIERDLSFHLSGHILHSIFWPNMKPSGGGKPGGLLADMINANFGSFDAFKAQFTETAKSVEGIGWAMLVYEPSSDQLLTLNIEKHNMQAAHTTVPLLVLDVWEHAYYLQYKNDRASYINAWWNVVNWDDAEARLRKAKA, encoded by the coding sequence ATGGCGAAGTACACACTACCAAACCTGCCATATACGTACAGTGCACTTGAGCCTCACATAGCAAGGGAGATAATGGAGTTGCACCACAGCAAGCACCACCAGGCTTATGTTAATGGGGCAAATGCTGCCCTTGAGAAGTTGGAGCAGGCAAGGAAGAACAACTTTCAAGGAGTTGATGTTAGAGCAATAGAGCGAGACCTATCATTCCACCTATCTGGTCATATACTACACTCCATATTCTGGCCAAACATGAAGCCATCTGGAGGAGGCAAGCCTGGAGGATTGCTTGCAGATATGATAAATGCAAACTTTGGAAGTTTTGATGCATTCAAGGCACAGTTCACAGAGACAGCAAAGAGCGTAGAGGGTATAGGATGGGCTATGCTTGTGTATGAGCCTAGTAGCGACCAACTCCTAACCCTCAACATAGAGAAGCATAACATGCAGGCTGCCCATACTACAGTACCATTGCTTGTGCTTGATGTCTGGGAGCATGCATATTATCTACAGTACAAGAACGATAGGGCAAGTTACATAAATGCATGGTGGAATGTTGTGAACTGGGATGATGCAGAGGCAAGGCTGAGGAAGGCCAAGGCATAA
- a CDS encoding DUF629 domain-containing protein, with protein sequence MGKYMLKCRLCDESFMSYEDYERHVVDEHRDNLAYRFKPIIVREEGGEEGGRE encoded by the coding sequence ATGGGCAAGTACATGCTCAAGTGTAGGCTATGCGATGAATCATTCATGAGTTATGAGGATTATGAGAGGCATGTTGTAGATGAGCATAGGGATAACCTTGCATACAGGTTCAAACCAATTATAGTTAGGGAGGAGGGAGGAGAGGAAGGAGGAAGGGAGTAG
- the pfdA gene encoding prefoldin subunit alpha, whose product MSAEERLYSLAAQLKMLEAYLNDLIAREATIVRFVQDARLAIDAIRGLDAKDGGDLYTLMPIGMGVYVHAKVSTKDKLLVSVGSGVAIEKSREDAIAYIESRVKELESALISISNQKQELQSRIEGVRGEMNSIMQQMQGEERQRQKG is encoded by the coding sequence ATGAGCGCAGAGGAGAGACTATACTCCCTAGCAGCACAACTCAAGATGCTCGAGGCTTACCTTAACGATCTTATCGCTAGAGAGGCAACCATAGTCAGGTTCGTACAGGATGCTAGGCTTGCAATAGATGCTATAAGGGGGTTAGATGCAAAGGATGGAGGGGATCTATACACGCTTATGCCAATAGGCATGGGGGTTTATGTACATGCCAAGGTTAGTACAAAGGATAAGCTCTTGGTTAGTGTAGGCTCTGGAGTAGCAATAGAGAAGAGCAGGGAGGATGCCATAGCATACATAGAGTCTAGGGTTAAGGAGCTTGAGAGTGCTCTCATCTCAATCAGCAACCAGAAGCAGGAACTGCAGTCAAGGATAGAGGGTGTAAGGGGTGAGATGAACTCCATCATGCAGCAGATGCAAGGTGAGGAGAGGCAGAGGCAGAAGGGCTGA
- the ftsY gene encoding signal recognition particle-docking protein FtsY produces the protein MFDRLKKAFSNIVKGLSEKELSEADIDKVFSEIEIALLESDVAHETITYLHDTLKRELVGKRFDKSRDNESIVKDTLKDIMISIFNNAGTLDIIERINSKKDREKEPYTILFLGINGTGKTTTIAKFANMLRKHNISSVIVAGDTHRAGAIEQITEHATRLGIKVIAQRYGADPAAVGRDGVLYAKAHRVDTVLIDTAGRMQTSRNLMDEMAKIVRVVKPDLKIFVGDSLAGNDTIMQAREFLRYTDFNAIILTKSDSDYKGGSALSIVHVTNKPIVYLGVGQGYDDLVPFNAEEFVEQIVEGNGKR, from the coding sequence ATGTTCGATAGACTCAAGAAGGCCTTCTCAAACATTGTAAAGGGGTTAAGCGAGAAGGAGTTAAGTGAGGCTGATATAGATAAGGTATTCTCTGAGATAGAGATAGCACTGCTTGAGAGTGATGTTGCACATGAAACAATAACGTACCTTCATGATACACTGAAGAGGGAACTTGTAGGTAAGAGGTTCGATAAGAGTAGGGATAATGAGAGTATAGTGAAGGATACACTCAAGGATATAATGATCTCAATATTCAACAACGCTGGCACCCTAGATATAATAGAAAGAATAAACAGCAAGAAGGATAGGGAGAAGGAGCCCTATACCATACTCTTCCTTGGCATAAATGGTACTGGCAAGACAACGACTATAGCAAAGTTTGCCAACATGCTTAGGAAGCATAACATCTCCTCAGTTATAGTTGCTGGCGATACGCATAGAGCAGGAGCAATAGAGCAGATAACTGAGCATGCAACTAGGCTAGGGATAAAGGTTATAGCACAACGCTATGGTGCTGATCCAGCAGCAGTAGGTAGGGATGGTGTGCTCTATGCTAAAGCACATAGGGTAGATACAGTGCTCATAGATACAGCAGGTAGGATGCAGACAAGCAGGAACCTCATGGATGAGATGGCAAAGATAGTAAGGGTTGTAAAGCCAGATCTTAAGATATTCGTTGGTGACTCTCTTGCTGGTAACGATACCATAATGCAGGCTAGGGAGTTCTTGAGGTACACAGACTTCAATGCTATAATACTCACTAAGAGTGATAGCGATTACAAGGGAGGCTCTGCACTATCAATAGTGCATGTTACTAACAAACCAATAGTGTATCTTGGTGTAGGGCAAGGCTACGATGATCTTGTACCATTCAATGCTGAAGAGTTTGTTGAGCAGATAGTTGAGGGTAATGGTAAGAGATAA
- the argF gene encoding ornithine carbamoyltransferase, whose protein sequence is MRKEGGYMKHILTLMELDSKDIARILKVAEMMKGKRDRRGRKGGRGGRSRTFERLKDKVFVMIFQKPSTRTRVSFEVAMRELGGYAIVLNANDIQLSRGESIEDTARTLSKYADAIGARVYAHSDVERLARAADVPVINMLSDLYHPCQILGDLLTIKEVKGKLAGLTLAWVGDGNNVCNSLIIGAALTGMIMKVASPKGYEPLADAVNFAREHNGYVEIMEDPRDAVRDADIIYTDSFVSMGKEAEREERLKVFLPRYQVNDDLIALAKSDVIFMHCLPAKRGEEVTDSVIDGVHSVVWQQAENRLHAQKALLYMLLTDAEDKRMKRGRDVGRLTRSRSGYSRGI, encoded by the coding sequence ATGAGGAAGGAGGGAGGTTATATGAAGCACATCTTAACTCTAATGGAGTTGGATAGCAAGGATATAGCGAGGATCCTCAAGGTTGCAGAGATGATGAAGGGTAAAAGAGATAGGAGAGGGAGGAAGGGAGGAAGAGGAGGGAGAAGTAGAACATTCGAGAGGCTAAAGGATAAGGTATTCGTTATGATATTCCAGAAGCCATCTACTAGAACAAGGGTGAGCTTTGAGGTTGCCATGAGAGAACTTGGAGGTTATGCTATAGTGCTGAATGCTAATGATATACAACTCTCAAGGGGAGAGAGTATAGAGGATACCGCAAGGACACTATCAAAGTATGCTGATGCAATAGGGGCTAGAGTCTATGCACATAGCGATGTTGAGAGGCTTGCTAGGGCAGCAGATGTGCCAGTGATAAACATGCTATCAGACCTATACCATCCATGTCAGATACTTGGCGACCTTCTAACAATAAAGGAGGTTAAGGGTAAGCTTGCTGGGCTAACGCTTGCATGGGTTGGTGATGGCAACAATGTATGCAACAGCCTAATAATAGGAGCAGCACTAACAGGCATGATCATGAAGGTTGCATCTCCTAAAGGTTATGAGCCATTGGCAGATGCGGTGAACTTTGCTAGAGAGCATAATGGCTATGTTGAGATCATGGAGGATCCAAGGGATGCTGTAAGGGATGCTGATATAATCTATACAGACTCATTCGTATCAATGGGTAAGGAGGCTGAGAGGGAGGAGAGGCTCAAGGTGTTCCTACCAAGGTATCAGGTCAACGATGATCTCATAGCATTAGCGAAGAGTGATGTTATATTCATGCATTGCTTGCCAGCAAAGCGTGGAGAGGAGGTTACAGATAGCGTAATTGATGGTGTACACTCCGTTGTATGGCAGCAGGCAGAGAATAGGCTGCATGCACAGAAGGCACTACTGTATATGCTGTTAACAGATGCAGAGGATAAGAGGATGAAGAGAGGTAGGGACGTTGGGAGGCTAACGAGGTCTAGATCTGGTTATAGTAGGGGTATATAA
- the pdo gene encoding protein disulfide oxidoreductase has protein sequence MLIPAKEQQHIREIFAKKLKHDVRLVVFTQDFECSYCRENRELMEELASLADGKIHVEVYDFVEHEAKAKEYAIDKIPALALIGEKDYGIRFFGIPTGYEFGALLDDIIDVSNRRTRLADTTREVLKRVDKSINIKVFVTPTCPYCPKMVRLAHQFAMESDYITAHMIESIEFPQLANRYNVMAVPKVVINDRIEFEGAVPEPYFAQYVLAALEDHQHT, from the coding sequence ATGCTCATCCCAGCAAAGGAGCAGCAGCATATAAGGGAGATATTTGCAAAGAAGTTAAAGCATGATGTAAGGCTAGTTGTATTCACACAGGATTTTGAGTGCTCATACTGTAGGGAGAATAGAGAACTGATGGAAGAACTTGCATCACTTGCAGATGGCAAGATACATGTTGAGGTGTATGACTTCGTTGAGCATGAGGCAAAGGCTAAAGAGTATGCAATAGATAAGATACCCGCACTAGCACTGATAGGGGAGAAGGATTATGGGATAAGGTTCTTTGGGATACCTACAGGGTATGAGTTTGGTGCACTCTTGGATGATATAATAGATGTATCTAACAGGAGGACAAGGCTGGCAGATACAACTAGGGAAGTACTGAAGAGGGTAGATAAGAGCATAAACATAAAGGTATTCGTGACACCAACATGCCCATACTGTCCAAAGATGGTTAGGCTAGCACATCAGTTTGCTATGGAGAGTGATTACATAACTGCACACATGATAGAGTCAATAGAGTTCCCTCAGCTCGCAAATAGGTACAATGTTATGGCAGTGCCCAAGGTTGTGATAAATGATAGGATAGAGTTTGAGGGTGCTGTACCAGAGCCTTACTTTGCACAGTACGTGCTTGCTGCACTAGAGGATCATCAGCATACCTGA